The following are encoded together in the Buteo buteo chromosome 2, bButBut1.hap1.1, whole genome shotgun sequence genome:
- the FKBP1A gene encoding peptidyl-prolyl cis-trans isomerase FKBP1A, with protein sequence MGVHVETIAPGDGRTFPKRGQTCVVHYTGMLEDGKKFDSSRDRNKPFKFVMGKQEVIRGWEEGVAQMSVGQRAKMTISPDYAYGSTGHPGIIPPNATLIFDVELMKLE encoded by the exons atGGGCGTGCATGTGGAGACCATCGCCCCCGGCGACG GGCGGACGTTCCCTAAGCGCGGCCAGACCTGCGTGGTGCACTACACGG gtATGCTGGAGGATGGGAAGAAGTTTGATTCCTCTCGCGACAGGAACAAGCCGTTCAAGTTCGTGATGGGCAAGCAGGAGGTGATCcgcggctgggaggaaggagttGCTCAG ATGAGCGTTGGTCAGCGGGCAAAGATGACCATCTCCCCAGATTACGCCTACGGCTCTACTGGCCATCCAGGGATCATCCCACCAAACGCCACTCTAATTTTTGATGTGGAGCTCATGAAATTGGAATGA
- the SDCBP2 gene encoding syntenin-2 — protein sequence MATLYPSLEDMKGHQILQAQAAAGVRTPATTVLTEKPKLVLDAAPPMLYPNLAELENYMGLALSSEEIQKNLLPESSTALTPAGPPPGQLVAPLTGNNAGLRRAEIKPGVREIHLCKDERGKTGLQLKNVDQGIFVQLVKVNSPAALVGLRFGDQILQIDGKNCTGWSSDKAQRALKKASPEKIVMVVRDRPFQRTVTVHKDSNGHIGIVVKKGKIVSLAKDSSAARNGLLTHHCICEVNGQNVIGMKDKQLTEVLAGAGNVVTLTIIPTVIYEHMVKRLSAGLVKSAMDHSVPDL from the exons atGGCAACGCTCTACCCCTCCCTGGAGGACATGAAGGGCCACCAGATCTTGCAG gcacaggcagctgccGGGGTAAGGACGCCCGCCACGACGGTGCTCACGGAGAAGCCGAAGCTCGTCTTGGACGCCG CGCCACCCATGCTGTACCCAAACCTGGCTGAGCTGGAAAACTACATGGGGCTCGCTCTTTCCAGTGAAGAGATCCAGAAGAATCTGCTCCCAGAAAGCAGCACT GCGCTGACccccgccgggccccccccaggccagctgGTTGCTCCCCTGACCGGGAACAACGCGGGGCTGCGCCGGGCAGAGATCAAGCCGGGCGTGCGGGAGATTCACCTGTGCAAGGACGAGCGGGGCAAGACGGGGCTGCAGCTGAAAAACGTCGACCAG ggcATCTTTGTGCAGCTGGTGAAGGTCAACTCGCCGGCAGCGCTGGTGGGGCTGCGCTTCGGTGACCAGATCCTGCAGATCGATGGCAAGAACTGCACGGGCTGGAGCAGCGACAAAGCGCAGCGGGCGCTGAAGAAGGCGTCCCCAGAGAAAATCGTCATGGTGGTGCGGGACAG ACCTTTCCAGCGCACCGTCACCGTGCACAAGGACAGCAACGGCCACATCGGCATCGTGGTCAAGAAGGGGAAAATCGTGTCGCTGGCCAAGGACAGCTCTGCCGCCCGCAACGGCCTCCTCACCCACCACTGCATCTGCGAGGTGAACGGCCAGAACGTCATCGGCATGAAG GATAAGCAGCTGACGGAGGTGCTGGCGGGGGCCGGGAACGTGGTCACGCTGACCATCATCCCCACCGTGATCTACGAGCACATGGTCAAACG GCTCTCGGCGGGGCTGGTGAAGTCAGCCATGGACCACTCCGTCCCCGACCTCTGA